The proteins below are encoded in one region of Parvicella tangerina:
- a CDS encoding PorP/SprF family type IX secretion system membrane protein, which yields MLRKTIYILLFLNLSIVYGQDPQFTQFFAAAGYLNPAFAGATFQNRAALTYRNQWPGVPKAFNSFNAAVDMNFNRINTGLGVNLYNDNAGTGGLKTTNFALQVAHQFKLKRNLYIRPAIQYGVVHKRIDFADLTFGDQLVRNGAATTIEQNTYQPITNFDFGAGFLFYSPTKWVGFSVHHLNKPNESLLGYEAPLPMKFSVHGGYKVYVNEIVRTASASDELNFAFNYKAQGKFDQFDIGFYYYRSPMIFGVWYRGIPGLKAYQPGYQNNDAIALLVGAEFKSFKVGYSYDITISRLVSNTTGSHEISIIYNWAAKDAPPLNQQLRKVPCPKF from the coding sequence ATGCTCCGTAAAACAATTTACATATTACTATTCTTAAACTTGTCCATTGTTTATGGTCAGGATCCTCAGTTTACCCAGTTTTTTGCCGCAGCGGGTTATTTGAATCCTGCTTTTGCCGGGGCTACATTTCAGAACAGGGCAGCACTCACTTATAGAAATCAATGGCCTGGTGTTCCAAAGGCGTTCAATAGTTTCAATGCGGCTGTGGATATGAATTTTAATCGGATAAACACTGGCCTGGGTGTGAATCTTTACAACGATAATGCGGGTACAGGAGGCTTGAAGACAACTAATTTTGCCCTACAAGTGGCACATCAATTCAAGTTAAAGCGAAATTTATACATCCGACCTGCCATTCAATATGGTGTAGTCCATAAACGAATAGACTTTGCAGACTTAACTTTTGGTGATCAATTGGTCAGAAATGGTGCGGCTACCACAATTGAACAAAATACGTATCAACCGATAACAAACTTTGATTTTGGAGCCGGGTTTTTGTTTTATTCACCGACCAAATGGGTTGGGTTTTCAGTTCATCACCTCAACAAACCCAATGAATCTTTATTAGGGTATGAGGCACCTTTACCCATGAAGTTTTCTGTACATGGAGGATATAAAGTTTATGTCAATGAGATTGTCAGGACAGCTTCCGCCTCAGACGAATTGAACTTTGCTTTCAACTACAAGGCGCAAGGTAAGTTTGATCAGTTTGATATAGGTTTCTATTATTATCGTTCTCCGATGATCTTTGGTGTTTGGTATAGAGGTATCCCAGGGTTAAAAGCTTATCAACCAGGCTACCAAAATAATGATGCAATCGCCTTGTTAGTGGGCGCAGAGTTCAAGAGTTTTAAGGTGGGTTATTCTTACGACATCACCATAAGCAGACTAGTTTCCAATACAACAGGGTCACACGAAATATCGATTATTTATAACTGGGCGGCTAAAGATGCTCCTCCATTGAACCAACAGCTTAGAAAGGTTCCTTGTCCGAAGTTTTGA
- a CDS encoding SPOR domain-containing protein, with product MKTINLKSVIILVIISLFSLSILAQGLQFRVRTQEADQSKITDELKASYQVYQFDKTIEVGEFQNYLQAMKFQYDLEDLGFSNTELVAYFNFVEIPLEDAYVMLDNRNEQDEQMISPMSETEMELALKMVQNEEFYYSIQIGVFSEEAVNKFFDFPKKVDETITSKGYYRYTYGKFYTLQDAKDALVMLQENYFETAFIVAFDELQRIPITAAMEKEERLLEESIAEVYSK from the coding sequence ATGAAAACAATTAACCTAAAATCCGTTATTATCCTTGTTATTATAAGTTTATTTTCCTTATCCATACTAGCGCAAGGGCTTCAGTTCAGAGTAAGAACTCAAGAGGCTGATCAGTCTAAAATTACTGATGAACTAAAAGCCTCCTACCAAGTGTATCAATTTGACAAAACGATTGAAGTAGGAGAGTTTCAAAACTACCTACAGGCAATGAAGTTTCAATATGATCTTGAGGACTTAGGGTTCTCCAATACAGAGTTAGTTGCTTACTTCAACTTTGTGGAGATTCCTTTGGAGGATGCCTATGTGATGTTAGACAACAGGAATGAGCAGGACGAACAAATGATCTCACCCATGTCTGAAACTGAAATGGAGCTGGCCTTAAAGATGGTTCAAAACGAAGAATTCTATTACAGTATTCAGATTGGTGTCTTCAGTGAGGAAGCTGTAAATAAATTCTTTGATTTTCCTAAAAAGGTGGATGAAACCATTACTTCAAAAGGGTATTATCGATATACCTACGGTAAATTCTACACGCTGCAAGATGCCAAAGATGCACTTGTGATGCTTCAGGAGAATTATTTTGAAACCGCATTCATAGTTGCGTTTGATGAGTTACAAAGAATACCGATCACGGCAGCTATGGAAAAGGAAGAGAGATTGCTTGAAGAATCCATTGCTGAAGTGTATTCAAAATAA
- a CDS encoding caspase family protein, with protein MQNGHTLPVSCVAVHPKLPIVATGSQDHSVILWNIETQKQLGSLHLATSPISSIRFNGSGSLLLMLINNGEVILYDREEAKILARRTFSSELGYIKSVALTGDNRSIIVGSNRDELFIWNIATNQTYNLTKGFDTRVNKTITDQTSTYLIDFNGANGFALINTLSNDTVLIPFDKPQNYAFNPQDDLLAVGSRKLFAKVYQPSTGKLIATLAPNAENKCDGCNTYVFWSHNGKQLATYDNKNGLYIWEKPFKKPLFHVELSERINFYSYSKNNRYILLSNDKTVWLIDSETGKIKLTHNSHYLTDFQPVLEHEAKSFFLPGESFTLQKISLNGKILASYKGANNQTSNQLPFDYLDWYQSGSLKHFKQQMPMVVSREKDYLVLGRIGQEVQKLDLKSGHISSLFSSNKVFTALALSKNDSLLAAGDADGNLIIYDLTQRIIVKELEVHSNMIFDLSFDKANDKVISSGWEGRTYEIDLHTGEKKFIQESPYAHNQIETDGKNLYYFKTSLDNTITMYERDSHQEVRTFLGHTGKINSLYYDASNQLLYSSSQDGSVRIWDIKSGLLTNKFFLRNKTAALSICKHPDSPKLFVGGMDRKLYIIDLEEATLSTTEVNHTSGIANIQFIQNDLIALRGLDGVVQFVHLQNPKHSVSLFAYPSGDWLALEPSSMQFDGTKTAMKHIHLVKGEKTKEIGNLFNQYYSPGIIERFLKGDTINQEEGRNIEEILDNSIDFQLTLKDKYGALVLPTPDSMYRAHSQKITLQVDFQQRKKYQDILVYNNQKLVLTESSDEEVAFRGTNQRVIIEVPLAPQKNEIEVKVIDQQNIEHIHDPLIINYDTVAAKMDLFIISLGINKYENKSYDLRYAKNDASAFLESLSTISNPLYEEVYTYSLTDKKVTKSNVLKTIDEISKKIGPEDVFVFYYAGHGVMYGNDKATEDFFLVMSDVTNLYGGIEVLSEKGLSSEEILSISKNIPAQKQVFFLDACQSGGALNVLSTRGVSREKTIAQLARSSGTYFITASQDVEYANESSSLEHGLFTYAVLEILTGNATITDDRIVSIGELKSYVETRVPELSEQFKTSPQYPTGYAFGNDFPIGVLDTE; from the coding sequence ATGCAAAACGGTCACACTCTTCCCGTTTCATGTGTTGCTGTTCATCCTAAACTTCCCATCGTTGCAACAGGAAGTCAAGATCATTCGGTCATACTTTGGAACATAGAAACCCAAAAACAATTGGGCTCGCTTCATCTAGCTACTTCACCTATATCAAGTATTCGCTTTAATGGATCGGGGTCTCTGTTATTGATGCTAATCAACAATGGAGAAGTAATTCTTTATGATCGGGAAGAAGCCAAAATTCTGGCAAGGAGAACCTTCTCCTCAGAACTCGGTTATATCAAATCTGTGGCATTGACAGGCGATAATCGCAGCATTATTGTGGGGTCTAACCGTGATGAATTATTTATTTGGAATATAGCAACCAATCAAACGTATAACCTCACTAAAGGGTTTGACACCCGGGTTAACAAAACTATCACTGACCAAACAAGCACTTACCTCATTGATTTCAATGGAGCCAACGGTTTTGCGCTTATCAATACGCTATCCAACGACACTGTTTTGATTCCATTCGACAAACCTCAAAACTATGCATTCAACCCTCAAGATGACCTATTAGCTGTGGGGTCTAGAAAATTATTTGCTAAGGTTTACCAACCTTCAACCGGAAAGTTAATAGCCACCTTAGCGCCAAACGCTGAAAATAAGTGTGACGGATGTAATACGTATGTATTTTGGAGTCACAACGGGAAACAGTTAGCAACTTATGATAATAAGAACGGACTTTATATTTGGGAAAAGCCATTTAAAAAGCCCTTGTTTCATGTCGAACTTTCAGAGCGGATTAATTTTTACAGCTATTCGAAAAACAATCGGTATATTCTACTCTCTAATGACAAAACAGTGTGGCTCATTGATTCTGAAACTGGGAAGATAAAGCTGACACACAATAGTCACTACCTTACTGACTTTCAACCTGTACTAGAGCATGAAGCCAAGTCTTTTTTCCTACCAGGAGAATCTTTCACCTTACAGAAAATCAGTTTGAACGGCAAGATTTTGGCTTCTTATAAAGGGGCGAATAATCAGACTTCCAATCAGCTCCCTTTTGACTATTTAGATTGGTATCAATCAGGAAGTTTAAAGCACTTTAAACAACAAATGCCTATGGTGGTCTCCCGCGAAAAGGACTACCTTGTTTTAGGAAGAATAGGCCAAGAAGTTCAAAAACTTGATCTCAAAAGCGGACATATTTCTTCACTTTTTAGCAGTAATAAAGTGTTCACCGCATTAGCCTTGTCTAAAAACGATAGCCTTTTGGCAGCTGGTGATGCAGATGGGAACTTGATCATCTATGACTTGACTCAACGAATAATCGTCAAAGAACTAGAAGTACACAGCAATATGATCTTTGACCTTTCCTTTGATAAGGCCAACGACAAGGTAATTTCGAGCGGTTGGGAAGGGCGAACTTATGAAATTGATCTACATACTGGAGAAAAGAAATTTATTCAAGAAAGCCCTTATGCGCACAATCAGATTGAAACAGACGGAAAGAACCTATACTACTTCAAGACAAGTTTAGATAACACCATAACCATGTATGAAAGGGATAGCCATCAAGAAGTTAGAACGTTTCTTGGTCATACCGGCAAGATCAACAGCCTCTATTATGACGCGTCAAACCAACTATTGTATAGCAGCTCACAAGACGGATCCGTAAGGATTTGGGACATCAAGTCTGGACTACTAACTAACAAGTTTTTTCTCAGGAACAAAACGGCCGCATTGAGTATTTGCAAACATCCAGACTCTCCAAAATTGTTTGTTGGCGGAATGGATAGAAAGCTATACATCATTGACTTGGAAGAAGCAACTCTGAGTACTACTGAAGTAAATCATACCAGTGGAATTGCAAACATTCAATTCATTCAGAACGACCTGATAGCCCTTAGAGGTCTTGATGGTGTGGTGCAGTTTGTACATTTACAAAATCCTAAACACTCCGTCTCCCTTTTTGCATATCCAAGTGGTGACTGGTTGGCTTTAGAACCCTCGTCTATGCAGTTTGATGGCACCAAAACAGCAATGAAACATATTCATCTCGTAAAAGGCGAGAAGACAAAAGAAATTGGGAATCTATTCAACCAATACTACTCACCCGGAATTATTGAGCGATTTCTAAAAGGTGACACTATCAATCAGGAAGAGGGACGGAATATTGAAGAAATTTTGGATAACAGCATTGACTTTCAACTTACCCTAAAAGACAAGTATGGAGCACTTGTGTTGCCCACACCAGACTCAATGTACAGGGCGCATAGTCAAAAAATCACTCTCCAAGTGGATTTTCAGCAGCGGAAGAAGTATCAAGACATTCTCGTTTACAACAATCAGAAACTGGTATTAACGGAATCATCAGACGAAGAAGTAGCCTTTCGTGGCACAAATCAGCGTGTTATCATTGAGGTTCCTTTGGCTCCTCAGAAAAATGAAATTGAAGTTAAAGTTATTGACCAGCAAAACATTGAACATATTCACGATCCATTAATCATTAACTATGATACCGTAGCTGCTAAAATGGATCTTTTCATTATTTCTCTTGGCATTAATAAATATGAGAATAAAAGCTACGATTTACGCTATGCAAAAAACGATGCTTCAGCCTTTCTCGAGTCACTTTCCACCATCTCTAACCCACTTTATGAGGAGGTTTACACCTATTCATTAACCGATAAAAAAGTAACTAAATCAAATGTACTGAAAACAATTGATGAGATTTCAAAAAAGATTGGTCCAGAAGATGTCTTTGTATTCTACTATGCTGGTCACGGGGTGATGTATGGTAACGATAAAGCAACCGAAGATTTTTTTCTCGTCATGAGCGATGTCACCAATTTATATGGTGGTATTGAAGTACTCTCTGAAAAAGGATTGTCCTCAGAAGAGATTTTATCAATTTCCAAGAATATCCCTGCTCAAAAACAAGTCTTTTTCTTGGACGCATGTCAGTCTGGAGGTGCTTTGAATGTCCTTTCCACGCGTGGTGTTTCAAGAGAAAAAACAATTGCACAGCTTGCAAGGAGTTCTGGCACATATTTCATAACAGCGAGCCAGGATGTAGAATACGCGAATGAATCAAGTAGCCTAGAGCATGGTTTATTCACCTACGCTGTTCTAGAGATCCTGACTGGAAATGCAACTATTACAGATGACAGAATTGTGTCTATAGGAGAACTCAAAAGCTATGTAGAGACACGTGTACCTGAACTATCGGAACAGTTTAAAACAAGCCCACAATACCCAACGGGTTATGCTTTCGGCAATGATTTTCCAATAGGTGTTTTAGATACCGAATAG
- a CDS encoding PKD domain-containing protein, translating into MSYFYKVCVGFLNKFRVSLTFCGLIFLGGAVDSYGQCEAYDGDGVLTPNPTWLSCFGTDYTLNFQSTTTFGAYTIDWGDGSPIESGASFAPPQVLSHTYAATVGSYTVTFTETSSACVITGTVIMEEPTTASIQIPFGGVTQTCAPAPLSFINSSTNVSPTTVFTWDFGDGSPAVVLDYTNSGDTVIHDYLQGTVDCETQVSLVAENQCNIAQGGFSQATFNPIRIWDLDQAAITASDVLLCFPETTVSFENTTQRNCLAQGNTFQRQEYWNFGDYWGLGYDSIVDWTPWPPTFPHVIDYPGLGTYDVMMIDSNFCGQDTAYITIQIVPPPTSAFTLSTDTTCANTNITASDASTGGANTLSWNFGDGSGWQTLGANPAHAYVAPGDYTIQLAASIGGANGCTDTSSLDIHVLPIPSANFVLDNNEGCDQLTVNFTDASLDAIDWDWNFDNGNTFNGLVPPSQNYTASGTYQPTLTVTALNGCTDVATGTINVYQSPVVDFLPQSVCQNADAIFTDQSTSSPGDPIVAWDWDFGNGDNSTQQNPTTTYLANGSYDIILEVATAHCSNTDTISVTVEPIPSAAFTQNINSGCPSLPVQFTNQSTGATGYQWNFGDGGGSTNLDPLHVFQNTFASDTTYQIEMIASTTFGCTDTAYASVDVYYGVNSAFSHNGFPGCAPLDVVFTNLSTVGQTYEWDFGDGNTDVAYSTTHQYINTTQFIDVYNVELVVTSPNGCTDTSTQDVTVYPLPDFDFSSVPDSGCSPLTVNFPTVVGAVTYEWDFGDGNSAMGVSPSHVYTNATTNDVTYIVELIATSPFGCQDTNYGQVKVFPNPTSQFTAPVTDGCGPFTVTFENTSIGATSFQWDYDDGNTSATTLASHNYTYANPSNSNLVLEPSLIAITDDGCRDTSTLAVTVYPEVIADFTVDTVGCEPFIGDFTDQSQNADQWSWDFGNGFSSILQNPTQTFNNPTSTDVIYTVEMIASSVNGCRDTAYQEMLIYPTPIAQFLPSVSVGCAPLNFAFQNNSIDGTFYDWDFDDGNTSTSTLTNFPYFYENQTSSDIIYNPTLVVSSPNGCADTATMAITVHPEITADFTVDTAGCTPFHAIFNDQSTNAAQWLWDFDNGFMDTQQNPNEFLFNPGTTDSIYTVQLIATSAEGCKDTAYQDILVFPVPNSLFTPSPFTQTYPSTTVSFNNASTTGSWEYYWNFGDGDTAIGFTPADHVYPTWGDFEIELIVASDFCSDTSTQTITIIPPLPEPHIYGSGEGCRPVTIQFYDSSLYVDSYYWDFGDGGFSTLQNPYYTYHQAGDYTVTVTLTGPGGVETFVMMDSVHVYEYAVAFFQYAPSEVYVPDEPVQFYNLSSYSDDYIWDFGDGNTTTDEHPEHFYANEGLYDITLIANNANNCPDTVTFEQAVLAETGGEIEFPNAFTPNTSGPTGGSYDPSSVDNDVFFPVFKGVEDYHLSIFNRWGELIFESFDVAVGWDGYYREQLCQQDVYIWKARVKYTNGNEETYVGEIHLLR; encoded by the coding sequence ATGTCTTATTTTTATAAGGTGTGTGTAGGTTTCTTAAATAAATTCAGGGTTTCCTTAACTTTTTGTGGTCTCATTTTCTTGGGTGGGGCAGTGGATTCGTATGGACAGTGTGAGGCCTATGATGGAGATGGTGTGTTGACTCCAAATCCAACCTGGTTAAGTTGTTTTGGAACGGATTACACGTTGAATTTTCAGTCGACTACGACTTTTGGAGCTTACACCATTGATTGGGGAGATGGAAGTCCGATCGAGTCAGGAGCGTCCTTTGCGCCTCCACAGGTTTTATCTCACACTTATGCTGCTACCGTGGGTTCTTACACGGTTACTTTTACCGAAACATCATCGGCATGTGTGATCACTGGTACCGTGATTATGGAGGAGCCTACAACGGCATCAATACAAATTCCATTTGGGGGAGTTACCCAAACGTGTGCGCCAGCTCCATTGTCATTTATTAATTCGAGTACAAATGTTTCACCTACCACAGTTTTTACCTGGGATTTTGGTGACGGCTCTCCTGCTGTTGTTTTAGATTACACCAATTCGGGAGATACAGTTATTCATGATTATCTGCAAGGAACAGTTGATTGTGAGACTCAGGTTTCTCTGGTTGCAGAGAACCAATGTAATATAGCTCAAGGTGGATTTAGTCAGGCTACTTTCAATCCGATTCGAATCTGGGATCTTGACCAGGCCGCCATTACTGCTTCTGATGTGCTACTTTGCTTTCCAGAGACAACTGTTTCTTTTGAAAATACCACCCAGCGAAACTGTTTGGCACAAGGTAATACATTTCAACGACAAGAATATTGGAATTTTGGTGACTATTGGGGATTGGGTTATGATAGTATTGTTGACTGGACACCATGGCCACCTACTTTTCCACATGTAATTGATTATCCTGGACTAGGCACCTACGATGTAATGATGATTGACAGTAATTTTTGTGGGCAGGATACGGCATATATCACCATTCAAATTGTACCCCCTCCCACCTCGGCCTTTACGCTGTCAACGGACACTACTTGCGCCAATACAAACATCACTGCATCGGATGCTTCAACTGGAGGAGCGAACACACTAAGTTGGAATTTTGGAGACGGAAGTGGTTGGCAAACGCTTGGTGCTAACCCCGCTCATGCTTATGTAGCTCCAGGGGATTATACGATACAATTGGCTGCAAGTATTGGTGGTGCAAATGGTTGTACGGATACCTCCTCATTGGATATTCATGTATTACCAATACCGTCTGCAAACTTTGTGTTAGACAACAACGAAGGCTGTGATCAACTTACCGTCAATTTTACAGATGCTTCACTAGATGCGATAGATTGGGACTGGAACTTTGATAACGGAAATACGTTCAACGGACTAGTTCCTCCCAGCCAGAATTATACAGCATCAGGAACGTATCAACCTACCTTAACTGTTACTGCGCTTAATGGATGCACAGACGTAGCTACCGGAACCATTAATGTTTATCAATCCCCAGTGGTTGATTTTCTGCCCCAAAGTGTTTGTCAGAATGCAGATGCGATTTTTACGGATCAGTCTACCTCTTCGCCAGGAGATCCAATTGTAGCCTGGGACTGGGATTTTGGAAATGGGGACAATTCTACCCAACAGAACCCAACAACCACTTACCTTGCCAATGGTTCTTATGACATTATTTTGGAAGTGGCCACCGCACACTGCAGTAATACGGATACCATTTCAGTTACTGTAGAGCCCATACCTTCGGCAGCTTTTACGCAGAATATCAATTCAGGGTGTCCGTCTCTACCAGTTCAATTTACTAACCAAAGTACGGGAGCTACTGGGTACCAGTGGAACTTTGGAGATGGCGGAGGCTCAACCAATTTGGATCCATTACACGTATTTCAAAATACATTTGCTTCAGATACAACCTATCAAATTGAAATGATAGCCAGCACTACATTTGGGTGTACCGATACTGCGTATGCTTCCGTTGATGTGTACTATGGTGTCAATTCTGCTTTTTCTCATAACGGTTTCCCTGGTTGTGCACCACTTGATGTAGTGTTTACCAATCTAAGTACTGTTGGTCAAACATACGAGTGGGATTTTGGTGATGGAAATACGGACGTAGCATACAGTACAACTCATCAATACATTAACACCACTCAGTTTATAGATGTTTACAACGTAGAACTTGTGGTGACCTCACCAAATGGCTGTACAGATACCAGCACGCAAGATGTCACCGTCTACCCGTTGCCCGATTTTGATTTTTCTAGTGTTCCAGATTCAGGCTGTAGTCCGTTGACGGTTAATTTTCCAACCGTGGTTGGTGCCGTGACGTATGAATGGGATTTTGGCGATGGTAATTCAGCGATGGGAGTTTCACCGAGTCATGTTTACACGAATGCAACTACCAATGATGTCACCTACATAGTAGAGTTGATTGCTACTTCTCCATTTGGCTGTCAGGACACGAATTATGGACAAGTAAAAGTGTTTCCCAATCCAACATCTCAGTTCACTGCACCTGTGACGGATGGTTGTGGCCCGTTCACGGTTACGTTTGAGAATACTTCGATCGGAGCTACTTCCTTTCAGTGGGATTATGATGATGGAAATACTTCTGCTACTACCCTCGCATCTCATAATTATACGTACGCTAACCCATCAAATTCAAATTTAGTTTTGGAGCCTTCATTAATTGCAATCACTGATGATGGCTGTAGGGATACTTCAACTCTTGCTGTGACGGTATACCCAGAAGTCATTGCTGATTTCACCGTTGATACCGTAGGTTGTGAACCTTTTATTGGGGACTTTACTGATCAGTCCCAAAATGCAGATCAATGGTCATGGGATTTTGGAAATGGTTTCTCCAGTATTTTGCAAAACCCAACGCAGACATTCAACAACCCAACTTCAACGGATGTCATTTACACCGTAGAAATGATAGCTTCTTCGGTGAATGGCTGTCGAGATACGGCTTATCAGGAGATGCTTATTTATCCGACACCTATTGCGCAGTTTTTACCTTCTGTGTCTGTAGGTTGTGCTCCGTTGAATTTCGCCTTCCAAAATAACTCAATAGACGGAACTTTTTACGACTGGGATTTTGATGACGGCAATACTTCAACCTCAACATTAACGAACTTCCCGTATTTCTATGAAAATCAAACAAGTTCAGACATCATTTATAACCCAACTTTGGTCGTTTCTTCTCCAAATGGGTGTGCGGATACGGCAACGATGGCGATCACGGTTCATCCAGAAATAACAGCTGATTTTACTGTGGATACAGCGGGATGTACACCATTTCATGCCATCTTCAACGATCAATCTACAAATGCAGCGCAATGGTTATGGGATTTTGATAATGGCTTCATGGACACACAACAAAACCCTAACGAGTTCTTATTTAACCCTGGTACTACCGATTCGATTTATACCGTTCAGTTAATCGCTACATCTGCCGAGGGATGTAAGGATACGGCCTATCAGGATATTCTGGTTTTCCCGGTTCCAAATTCATTATTCACACCATCCCCTTTTACGCAAACCTACCCTTCAACAACAGTTAGTTTCAATAATGCAAGTACAACAGGTTCCTGGGAGTATTATTGGAACTTTGGCGATGGAGATACGGCTATAGGGTTTACTCCCGCAGACCATGTTTATCCAACCTGGGGTGATTTCGAAATTGAATTGATTGTTGCTAGTGATTTTTGTAGCGATACCAGCACCCAAACGATTACTATTATTCCTCCTTTGCCTGAACCGCATATTTATGGATCAGGAGAAGGATGTAGACCTGTTACCATACAATTTTACGACAGCTCACTTTATGTGGATAGTTATTACTGGGATTTTGGTGATGGTGGGTTCTCGACTTTACAAAACCCATATTACACTTATCATCAAGCTGGAGACTATACGGTTACGGTAACCCTCACGGGTCCGGGAGGGGTTGAGACCTTTGTAATGATGGATTCAGTTCACGTTTACGAGTATGCCGTTGCATTTTTCCAATATGCTCCGTCAGAAGTTTATGTACCAGATGAGCCAGTTCAATTTTATAACCTTTCAAGTTATTCTGATGATTATATTTGGGATTTTGGCGATGGTAATACCACTACAGATGAGCATCCAGAGCATTTTTATGCAAATGAAGGTTTATATGATATCACGTTGATCGCAAACAATGCCAATAACTGTCCAGATACCGTAACGTTTGAGCAGGCGGTATTAGCTGAGACGGGTGGTGAAATTGAGTTTCCAAATGCATTTACACCCAATACGAGTGGACCAACCGGAGGCTCGTATGATCCAAGTTCAGTCGACAATGACGTTTTCTTTCCAGTGTTTAAAGGAGTGGAGGACTATCATTTGTCAATTTTCAATCGCTGGGGAGAGTTGATCTTTGAAAGTTTCGATGTTGCAGTTGGATGGGACGGATACTACCGAGAGCAGCTGTGTCAACAAGATGTATATATTTGGAAAGCACGAGTTAAATACACTAACGGAAATGAAGAAACTTATGTTGGTGAAATACATTTATTAAGATGA